A single Sylvia atricapilla isolate bSylAtr1 chromosome 29, bSylAtr1.pri, whole genome shotgun sequence DNA region contains:
- the LOC136372694 gene encoding pro-glucagon-like, translating into MVRWLYLSVVFVVLIPAAWQLAPKDLEDLSRWKLFGPQNSQSFLSHIKRHSEGTFTSDFTRYLDRMKAKDFVHWLINTKRCWETTAHHPHPN; encoded by the exons ATGGTGCGGTGGCTGTACCTGTCCGTGGTGTTCGTCGTGCTCATCCCGGCCGCGTGGCAGCTGGCTCCCAAGGACTTGGAGGACCTGTCCAG ATGGAAGTTGTTTGGACCCCAGAACTCCCAGAGCTTCCTGTCCCACATCAAGAGACACTCAGAGGGGACCTTCACGAGCGACTTCACGCGGTACCTGGACAGGATGAAGGCCAAGGACTTCGTGCATTGGCTCATCAACACCAAGAGGTGCTGGGAGACAACTGCCCACCACCCCCATCCCAactga
- the AQP5 gene encoding aquaporin-5, with translation MKKEILTLAFARAVFVEFLCTLIFVFIGLGSALKWPSALPSILQIALAFGLAIGTLVQAFGHISGAHINPAVTIAFFVGNQISLLRTLLYVLAQLVGAIAGAGILYGVTPANTRGNLAINELNYHVTPGQALVVEIILTFQLAACIFASTDNRRSGVGSPALSIGLSVTLGHLVGIYFTGCSMNPARSFGPAVVTRRFSSVHWVFWVGPILGACLASLLYFYILVPYCMNMSDRVAIIKGTYESEEEWEEQREERKKSMELTPP, from the exons ATGAAGAAGGAAATACTAACCCTGGCCTTTGCTCGAGCGGTCTTTGTGGAGTTCCTCTGCACGCTCATCTTCGTCTTCATTGGGCTGGGCTCGGCGCTGAAGTGGCCCTCGGCCCTGCCCAGCATCCTGCAGATCGCGCTGGCCTTCGGGCTGGCCATCGGCACCCTGGTGCAGGCCTTCGGCCACATCAGCGGCGCCCACATCAACCCCGCCGTCACCATCGCCTTCTTCGTGGGCAACCAGATCTCGCTGCTGCGCACGCTGCTCTACGTCCTGGCCCAGCTGGTGGGGGCCATCGCCGGCGCCGGGATCCTCTACGGCGTCACCCCCGCCAACACCCGCGGCAACCTGGCCATCAACGAA CTCAACTACCATGTAACCCCAGGCCAAGCCCTGGTGGTGGAGATCATCCTCACCTTCCAGCTGGCCGCCTGCATCTTCGCCTCCACGGACAACCGGCGCAGCGGCGTCGGCTCCCCGGCACTGTCCATCGGCCTCTCCGTCACCCTGGGCCACCTGGTGGGG ATTTACTTCACCGGCTGCTCCATGAACCCTGCCCGCTCCTTTGGGCCCGCGGTTGTCACCAGGAGGTTCAGCTCTGTGCACTGG GTGTTCTGGGTCGGGCCCATCCTTGGGGCTTGCTTGGCCTCCCTGCTCTACTTCTACATCCTGGTGCCCTACTGCATGAACATGTCTGACAGGGTGGCCATCATCAAGGGCACCTACGAGTCCGAGGAGGAGTGGGAAGAGCAgcgggaggagaggaagaagtcCATGGAGCTGACCCCACCGTAA